The Arachis hypogaea cultivar Tifrunner chromosome 16, arahy.Tifrunner.gnm2.J5K5, whole genome shotgun sequence genome contains a region encoding:
- the LOC112757431 gene encoding uncharacterized protein: protein MVKELKKKCRLNMLGLIETKREVVTKFDVARLWGSDTVGWDYVESVGASGGLLLIWDTFLFKRLNCYKGDGWLCVEGVLTKNNFNCAFCLVYGAHVRSEKLVMWEELSYIVGLCQVLFCFMGDFNEILRLEERKSVVSLPASAEDFKEWVQDLQLVDLPLPDRKFTWFRGQYCSRIDRVLVSVEWLEDFPDTCLKGGPRGLSDHCPLILEDSRLCAGPRPFRSLDSWFTHEGFL, encoded by the coding sequence ATGGTAAAAGAGTTGAAGAAAAAATGTAGGTTGAATATGCTAGGTCTAATTGAAACTAAGAGGGAGGTGGTGACCAAGTTTGATGTAGCACGCTTGTGGGGGAGTGATACGGTGGGTTGGGACTATGTGGAATCAGTTGGTGCCTCTGGCGGCTTGTTGTTAATATGGGACACTTTTTTATTTAAGCGGTTGAACTGCTACAAAGGGGATGGCTGGCTGTGTGTTGAAGGTGTGctgacaaaaaataattttaattgtgcTTTCTGCTTGGTATATGGTGCACATGTTCGGAGTGAGAAACTGGTGATGTGGGAGGAGTTAAGCTACATTGTGGGTCTATGTCAGGTTCTGTTTTGCTTCATGGGAGACTTTAACGAGATACTACGgttggaagaaagaaaaagcgTTGTTAGTTTACCTGCATCTGCGGAGGATTTCAAGGAATGGGTACAGGACTTACAGTTAGTAGATTTACCGCTGCCTGATCGGAAGTTCACATGGTTCCGAGGTCAATATTGTAGCCGCATTGATAGGGTCCTTGTTAGTGTGGAGTGGCTTGAGGACTTCCCAGATACTTGTTTGAAAGGAGGGCCGAGAGGCCTCTCAGATCATTGCCCATTGATTTTAGAAGATTCTAGACTTTGTGCGGGACCGAGACCTTTTCGCAGCTTGGATTCTTGGTTTACGCATGAAGGGTTCTTGTAG